Proteins from a genomic interval of Streptomyces sp. NBC_00820:
- a CDS encoding DUF5107 domain-containing protein, translating into MVIVTRIRREVLTLPAARLGPDNPLPPLRPLDEVHRIDDRDREGMPHDMARQLGHAPLRSLLPVGVRDGYGRDRELRSLDALVIENDRLRATVLPGLGGRIASLVHLPTGRELLYRNPVFQPANFALNGAWYSGGIEWNIGATGHTTLSCAPVHAARVPAPGGGELLRLWEWERLRDIPFQVDLWLPDGSDFLYVGVRVRNPHERPVPTYWWSNIAVPEDRRILTPAEEAWQFGYERRLRRVPVPSYDGVDRTRPLNSPYAADYFYEIADGRRRWIAALDTDGNGLVQTSTDVLRGRKLFVWGSGPGGRRWQDWLTEPGTGGYCEIQAGLARTQLEHVRMEPESEISWLEAYGPLAAPGDGTWPAAVQEGDGTWPAAVQETEERLEAVLPRARVEEAYAAWRPYADTEPGESLATGSGWGALEVLRADRKLPGTPFPESTLGEEQAPWRELLRTGSLPEPRRVRPPGETLVAPHWRDMLETAPATPHTEYHLGVAQWHAGDRAQAVRSWERALPLAPSLWPVLRCLAVADEESGHHERAADRYTDAFDDLCRERRDDGETWTAALAALGGEALRALLRVRRTADARVVWERLLPAVRRRGRFRLLEAELLLAEGRHADARAVFDEGFDVADLREGADVIGRLWARLTDDPLPARYDFRMHPDMP; encoded by the coding sequence ATGGTCATCGTGACGAGGATCCGACGTGAGGTACTGACCCTGCCCGCCGCGCGGTTGGGCCCCGACAACCCGCTGCCCCCACTGCGCCCCCTCGACGAGGTCCACCGCATCGACGACCGGGATCGCGAGGGCATGCCCCACGACATGGCCCGGCAGCTCGGCCATGCCCCCCTGCGCAGCCTGCTCCCGGTCGGCGTGCGTGACGGATACGGAAGAGACCGCGAACTCCGCTCCCTCGACGCGCTGGTGATCGAGAACGACCGGCTGCGCGCCACCGTGCTGCCCGGCCTCGGCGGCCGGATCGCCTCACTGGTCCACCTTCCCACCGGACGCGAACTTCTCTACCGCAACCCGGTGTTCCAGCCCGCCAACTTCGCCCTCAACGGCGCCTGGTACTCCGGCGGCATCGAATGGAACATCGGCGCCACCGGCCACACCACCCTCTCCTGCGCACCCGTGCACGCCGCCCGGGTCCCCGCCCCCGGCGGCGGCGAACTGCTGCGCCTGTGGGAGTGGGAGCGGCTGCGGGACATCCCCTTCCAGGTCGACCTGTGGCTCCCGGACGGCTCCGACTTCCTCTACGTCGGCGTCCGCGTCCGCAACCCGCACGAGCGCCCCGTGCCCACCTACTGGTGGTCCAACATCGCGGTGCCCGAGGACCGCCGCATCCTCACCCCGGCCGAGGAAGCATGGCAGTTCGGCTACGAACGCCGCCTGCGCCGGGTGCCCGTTCCGTCGTACGACGGCGTCGACCGCACCCGCCCGCTCAACAGCCCTTACGCCGCCGACTACTTCTACGAGATCGCCGACGGCCGGCGCCGCTGGATCGCCGCGCTGGACACGGACGGGAACGGGCTGGTGCAGACGTCCACCGACGTGCTGCGCGGCCGCAAGCTGTTCGTGTGGGGCAGCGGACCGGGCGGGCGGCGCTGGCAGGACTGGCTCACCGAACCCGGCACCGGCGGCTACTGCGAGATCCAGGCCGGGCTCGCCCGCACCCAGCTGGAGCACGTCCGGATGGAACCGGAGAGCGAGATCTCCTGGCTGGAGGCGTACGGCCCCCTCGCGGCCCCCGGCGACGGCACGTGGCCGGCCGCCGTACAGGAAGGCGACGGCACGTGGCCGGCCGCCGTACAGGAGACGGAGGAGCGGCTGGAGGCGGTGCTTCCCCGCGCCCGCGTCGAGGAGGCGTACGCGGCCTGGAGGCCGTACGCCGACACCGAACCCGGCGAGAGCCTCGCCACCGGTTCCGGCTGGGGCGCGCTCGAAGTGCTGCGTGCCGACCGCAAGCTGCCCGGCACGCCGTTTCCCGAGTCCACCCTCGGCGAGGAACAGGCGCCCTGGCGGGAGCTGCTGCGCACCGGCTCGCTGCCGGAACCGCGCCGGGTACGGCCGCCCGGCGAGACCCTGGTCGCCCCGCACTGGCGGGACATGCTGGAGACCGCGCCCGCCACCCCGCACACCGAGTACCACCTCGGCGTCGCCCAGTGGCACGCCGGCGACCGCGCCCAGGCGGTCCGCAGCTGGGAACGGGCCCTGCCGCTCGCCCCGTCCCTGTGGCCGGTGCTGCGCTGCCTGGCCGTCGCCGACGAGGAGAGCGGCCACCACGAGCGCGCCGCCGACCGGTACACGGACGCCTTCGACGACCTGTGCCGCGAGCGGCGCGACGACGGCGAGACCTGGACGGCCGCCCTCGCCGCCCTGGGCGGCGAGGCCCTCCGGGCGCTGCTGCGCGTGCGGCGGACGGCCGACGCACGCGTCGTGTGGGAGCGGCTGCTGCCCGCCGTGCGCCGGCGCGGCCGCTTCCGGCTGCTGGAGGCCGAGCTGCTGCTCGCCGAGGGGCGGCACGCCGACGCCCGGGCCGTCTTCGACGAGGGCTTCGACGTGGCCGACCTGCGGGAGGGCGCGGACGTCATCGGCCGGTTGTGGGCCCGCCTCACCGACGACCCCCTGCCCGCCCGCTACGACTTCCGGATGCACCCCGACATGCCCTGA
- a CDS encoding VOC family protein has product MEILGATLRICVDDLDTAVPFYERLAGGTALRFERGGVRVAAVGSFLLMSGPESELEVLRKVAATIAVKDVEEAHRLLTDLGAHILAGPVPTPVGRNLLAMHPDGSIFEYVDQSG; this is encoded by the coding sequence ATGGAGATTCTGGGCGCCACACTGCGCATCTGCGTCGACGACCTCGACACCGCGGTCCCGTTCTACGAGCGTCTGGCGGGCGGCACGGCGCTGCGCTTCGAGCGCGGTGGCGTGCGGGTCGCCGCGGTCGGCTCCTTCCTGCTGATGAGCGGGCCCGAGTCCGAGCTGGAGGTGCTGCGCAAGGTGGCGGCCACGATCGCGGTCAAGGACGTCGAGGAGGCCCACCGGCTGCTGACGGACCTCGGCGCCCACATCCTCGCGGGGCCGGTGCCGACCCCGGTGGGCCGGAACCTGCTGGCGATGCACCCGGACGGATCGATCTTCGAGTACGTCGACCAGTCCGGCTGA
- a CDS encoding transketolase, with protein MNTDELAELGQQLRVDSVRAAAAAGSGHPTSSMSAADLMAVLLAHHLRYDFERPEHPANDRFVLSKGHASPLLYAAYKAAGVLDDGELLTFRRLGSRLEGHPTPRRLPWVETATGSLGQGLPVGVGIALVGKRLEHTDSRVWVLCGDSEMAEGSVWEAAETAAYENLDNLTAIVDVNRLGQRGPTRHGHDLDAYARRFQAFGWHTIEVDGHDVEAIDRAYEEALATTGVPTAILARTLKGRGVAAVEDREGMHGKPLPDPEEAVAELGGPRDIRVSVSEPPASAVPRPDSTGVLQLPRYAEGDEVATRDAFGKALAALGTARGDVVALDGEVGDSTRTEFFAKEHPERFFECYIAEQQMVASATGMAARGWLPYASTFAAFLTRAFDFVRMASISGSGLNLVGSHAGVAIGQDGPSQMGLEDLAMFRTVYGSTVLYPCDANQTARLVAAMADLDGIRYLRTSRGKSPVIYGPDEEFHAGGSKVLRSGDDDRLTVVAAGVTVHEALAAADRLAQEGIRIRVIDLYSVKPVDVDTLRAAGAETGCLVTVEDHHEEGGLGDAVLEAFTDGRPVPRLVRLAVRTMPGSAEPDEQLHAAGIDAVSIATTARRLAQGAEIE; from the coding sequence ATGAACACCGATGAACTCGCCGAACTGGGCCAGCAGTTGCGGGTGGACAGCGTGCGGGCCGCGGCCGCCGCGGGGTCCGGGCACCCGACCTCCTCGATGTCCGCCGCCGACCTGATGGCCGTCCTGCTCGCGCACCATCTGCGCTACGACTTCGAGCGCCCCGAGCACCCTGCCAACGACCGCTTCGTCCTCTCCAAGGGCCACGCCTCACCCCTGCTCTACGCCGCCTACAAGGCGGCCGGCGTCCTGGACGACGGGGAGCTGCTCACCTTCCGCAGGCTCGGCAGCCGTCTGGAGGGGCATCCGACCCCGCGCAGGCTGCCCTGGGTGGAGACGGCGACCGGATCGCTCGGCCAGGGCCTGCCCGTCGGCGTCGGCATCGCCCTCGTCGGCAAACGCCTGGAGCACACCGACTCCCGGGTGTGGGTGCTGTGCGGCGACAGCGAGATGGCCGAGGGGTCGGTGTGGGAGGCCGCCGAGACGGCCGCGTACGAGAACCTGGACAACCTCACCGCGATCGTGGACGTCAACCGGCTCGGCCAGCGCGGCCCCACCCGGCACGGCCACGACCTGGACGCCTACGCCCGCCGCTTCCAGGCCTTCGGCTGGCACACCATCGAGGTCGACGGCCACGACGTCGAGGCGATCGACCGGGCCTACGAGGAGGCACTGGCGACCACCGGAGTGCCCACCGCGATCCTCGCCCGCACCCTCAAGGGCCGGGGCGTCGCCGCCGTCGAGGACCGCGAGGGCATGCACGGCAAACCCCTGCCCGACCCCGAGGAGGCCGTCGCGGAACTCGGCGGACCACGCGACATCCGCGTGAGCGTGAGCGAGCCGCCCGCCTCGGCCGTGCCGCGCCCGGACTCGACCGGGGTCCTCCAACTTCCGCGCTACGCCGAGGGTGACGAGGTCGCCACCCGGGACGCCTTCGGCAAGGCCCTCGCCGCACTCGGCACGGCCCGCGGTGACGTCGTGGCCCTGGACGGGGAGGTCGGCGACTCCACGCGCACCGAGTTCTTCGCCAAGGAACACCCCGAACGCTTCTTCGAGTGCTACATCGCCGAACAGCAGATGGTGGCCTCGGCGACCGGCATGGCGGCGCGCGGCTGGCTGCCGTACGCCTCCACGTTCGCGGCCTTCCTCACCCGCGCCTTCGACTTCGTGCGCATGGCCTCCATCAGCGGCTCCGGGCTCAATCTGGTGGGCTCGCACGCGGGTGTCGCGATCGGGCAGGACGGCCCCTCGCAGATGGGCCTGGAGGACCTGGCGATGTTCCGGACCGTGTACGGCTCGACCGTGCTGTACCCGTGCGACGCCAACCAGACGGCACGGCTCGTCGCCGCGATGGCGGACCTCGACGGCATCCGCTACCTGCGTACCTCGCGCGGCAAGAGCCCGGTGATCTACGGCCCCGACGAGGAGTTCCACGCCGGCGGCAGCAAGGTGCTGCGCTCCGGTGACGACGACCGGCTGACGGTGGTCGCGGCCGGCGTGACCGTGCACGAGGCGCTGGCCGCCGCCGACCGGCTCGCCCAGGAGGGCATCCGGATCCGCGTGATCGACCTGTACTCGGTCAAGCCCGTCGACGTCGACACCCTGCGCGCGGCCGGCGCGGAGACCGGGTGCCTGGTGACCGTCGAGGACCACCACGAGGAGGGCGGACTCGGCGACGCCGTCCTGGAGGCCTTCACCGACGGCCGTCCGGTGCCCCGCCTGGTCCGGCTCGCGGTGCGTACGATGCCCGGCTCGGCCGAGCCCGACGAGCAGCTGCACGCGGCCGGCATCGACGCCGTGAGCATCGCGACCACGGCGAGGCGGCTGGCCCAGGGGGCTGAGATCGAGTGA
- a CDS encoding GvpL/GvpF family gas vesicle protein encodes MTGPRYVYAVCRPLDAPLQVQLAGIGGAPPTLLHHHGLVVVVSDVPEADYSPGVLADWLADTVRAHRGVVDALSTVTTPVPLPPAALFRDDSAVRAMIEAREDDFRRLLHRLHGRVEWGVRLYAADGRGRGHEHGRGQGQGAEGGDADDAAEAFARTLHQALAWLAEDSRLFAPESSVPAEAAERNVLDAAYLVPRARSEEFVEMIERARAEELGVRIELDGPRAAYSFTGEEPWR; translated from the coding sequence GTGACCGGTCCGCGGTACGTCTACGCCGTCTGCCGCCCCCTGGACGCGCCCCTGCAGGTCCAGCTGGCGGGCATCGGGGGCGCCCCGCCGACGCTGCTGCACCACCACGGGCTGGTCGTGGTCGTCAGCGACGTTCCGGAGGCCGACTACAGCCCGGGGGTGCTGGCGGACTGGCTGGCCGACACGGTCCGCGCCCACCGGGGCGTCGTCGACGCGCTCAGCACGGTCACCACTCCGGTGCCGCTGCCGCCCGCGGCCCTCTTCCGGGACGACAGCGCGGTGCGCGCCATGATCGAAGCCCGGGAGGACGACTTCCGGCGCCTTCTGCACCGGCTGCACGGGCGGGTGGAGTGGGGCGTGCGGCTGTACGCGGCTGACGGGCGCGGGCGCGGGCACGAGCACGGGCGCGGGCAGGGGCAGGGGGCGGAAGGCGGCGACGCGGACGACGCGGCCGAGGCGTTCGCACGGACCCTGCACCAGGCGCTCGCCTGGCTCGCCGAGGACTCTCGGCTGTTTGCTCCGGAGAGCTCCGTCCCGGCGGAGGCGGCGGAGCGGAACGTCCTCGACGCCGCCTATCTGGTGCCCCGGGCGCGTTCCGAGGAGTTCGTGGAAATGATCGAGAGGGCGAGAGCCGAGGAGCTCGGGGTCCGGATCGAACTCGACGGGCCCCGGGCCGCTTACTCGTTCACGGGAGAGGAGCCGTGGAGATGA
- a CDS encoding class I SAM-dependent methyltransferase, with protein sequence MSKARETAVYTHGHDESVLRSHTWRTAANSAAYLLGSLKPHMKVLDIGCGPGTITADLAELVPDGHVTGVDHAPDILARARATAAGRGLTNVDFAVADVHALDYPDDTFCVVHAHQVLQHVGDPVQALREMRRVTKPGGLVAVRDADYGAMTWSPAVPGLDDWLDLYERVARANGGEPDAGRRLKEWALAAGLTDVTATSGTWTFATAEERDWWSGLWADRTLAAAYADRAVAAGHATAGHLRAVSEAWREWGRREDGRFTVPHGEILCRKEV encoded by the coding sequence ATGTCGAAAGCGCGGGAGACCGCCGTCTACACGCACGGTCACGACGAGTCGGTGCTGCGTTCGCACACCTGGCGGACCGCGGCCAACTCCGCGGCCTACCTCCTCGGATCGCTCAAGCCCCACATGAAGGTCCTGGACATCGGGTGCGGTCCGGGCACGATCACCGCCGACCTCGCGGAACTGGTCCCCGACGGCCATGTCACCGGCGTCGACCACGCGCCGGACATCCTGGCCCGGGCCCGGGCCACCGCCGCCGGGCGCGGCCTGACCAACGTCGACTTCGCGGTCGCGGACGTCCACGCGCTGGACTACCCGGACGACACGTTCTGCGTGGTCCACGCCCATCAGGTGCTCCAGCACGTCGGCGACCCCGTACAGGCACTGCGCGAGATGCGCCGGGTGACGAAACCGGGCGGCCTCGTCGCGGTGCGCGACGCGGACTACGGGGCGATGACCTGGTCTCCGGCGGTGCCGGGCCTGGACGACTGGCTGGACCTGTACGAGCGGGTCGCCCGCGCCAACGGTGGCGAGCCGGACGCGGGGCGCCGGCTGAAGGAGTGGGCCCTGGCCGCCGGCCTGACGGACGTCACCGCCACCTCGGGCACCTGGACGTTCGCCACCGCCGAGGAGCGGGACTGGTGGAGCGGGCTGTGGGCGGACCGTACCCTCGCCGCCGCCTACGCCGACCGGGCCGTGGCGGCGGGGCACGCCACGGCCGGGCACCTGCGCGCGGTGTCCGAGGCGTGGCGGGAATGGGGGCGGCGCGAGGACGGCCGGTTCACGGTCCCGCACGGGGAGATCCTGTGCCGCAAGGAGGTCTGA
- a CDS encoding histidine phosphatase family protein produces MRLILVRHGQTPSNVHRLLDTAVPGPGLTPLGHRQAAALPGALAHEDIRALYASPFLRARLTAAPLARARGLDVIVRDGIRELAAGDLEMRRGDTPEGERYLRTVFAWAAGETGLRVPGGESGEEALARYDAVIAEAAASGAGTVAMVSHGAAIRVWTAARAGNIDVAYAAARPLANTGAVILEGSPSTGFQVLTWAGATVVPAGESGPAGEPVEAAG; encoded by the coding sequence ATGCGCCTGATCCTCGTACGCCACGGCCAGACCCCGTCCAACGTGCACCGCCTGCTGGACACCGCCGTGCCCGGCCCCGGCCTCACCCCGCTCGGCCACAGGCAGGCCGCCGCCCTGCCCGGAGCCCTCGCCCACGAGGACATCCGCGCCCTCTACGCCTCCCCCTTCCTCCGCGCCCGGCTCACCGCCGCCCCGCTGGCCCGCGCGCGCGGCCTCGACGTCATCGTCCGGGACGGCATCCGTGAACTCGCCGCCGGTGACCTGGAGATGCGGCGCGGCGACACCCCGGAGGGCGAGCGCTACCTGCGCACCGTCTTCGCCTGGGCGGCCGGTGAGACCGGGCTGCGCGTCCCCGGCGGGGAGAGCGGCGAGGAGGCCCTGGCCCGGTACGACGCCGTGATCGCCGAGGCCGCCGCGAGCGGCGCCGGAACCGTCGCCATGGTCAGCCACGGCGCCGCCATCCGCGTGTGGACCGCCGCCCGCGCCGGCAACATCGACGTGGCCTACGCCGCCGCCCGCCCGCTGGCCAACACCGGCGCGGTGATCCTGGAGGGCTCCCCGTCCACCGGCTTCCAGGTCCTGACCTGGGCCGGCGCCACCGTCGTACCGGCGGGCGAGAGCGGGCCGGCCGGGGAGCCGGTGGAGGCGGCCGGCTGA
- a CDS encoding ABC-F family ATP-binding cassette domain-containing protein has translation MGHLEAAHLEYHLPDGRTLLGDVSFRVGEGAVVALVGPNGAGKTTLLRLISGELKPHGGTVTVSGGLGVMRQFVGSVRDESTVRDLLVSVAPPHIRTAAKAVDVAEHAIMTVDDEAAQLAYAQALSDWAEVRGYEFETLWDMCATAALGMSYERAQWRQTNTLSGGEQKRLVLEALLRGTDEVLLLDEPDNYLDVPGKRWLEEQLRETRKTVLFVSHDRELLARAAEKLVSVEPGPAGADAWVHGGGFATYHEARRERFARFEELRRRWDEKHAQLKKLVLTLRQAAAVSHEMASRYAAAQTRLRKFEEAGPPPEPPREQDITMRLKGGRTGVRSVTCAGLELTGLMKPFDLEVFYGERVAVLGSNGSGKSHFLRLLAGEDVAHTGEFKLGARVVPGHFAQTHAHPELRGRSLLDILWKEHAQDRGAAMSRLRRYELTGQAEQSFDRLSGGQQARFQILLLELAGATALLLDEPTDNLDLESAEALQEGLEAFEGTVLAVTHDRWFARSFDRFLVFGTDGRLRETPEPVWDERRVERAR, from the coding sequence ATGGGACACCTGGAAGCCGCGCATCTCGAGTACCACCTCCCCGACGGGAGGACGCTGCTCGGCGACGTCTCCTTCCGGGTCGGCGAAGGCGCCGTCGTGGCGCTGGTCGGCCCGAACGGCGCGGGCAAGACGACCCTGCTGCGGCTGATCTCCGGCGAGCTGAAACCGCACGGCGGCACGGTCACCGTCAGTGGCGGCCTCGGCGTCATGCGCCAGTTCGTGGGCTCCGTACGCGACGAGTCGACCGTGCGTGACCTGCTCGTCTCCGTCGCCCCGCCCCACATCCGTACGGCGGCCAAGGCGGTCGACGTCGCCGAGCACGCGATCATGACCGTCGACGACGAGGCCGCCCAGCTCGCCTACGCCCAGGCCCTCTCCGACTGGGCGGAGGTGCGCGGCTACGAGTTCGAGACCCTGTGGGACATGTGCGCCACCGCGGCCCTCGGCATGTCCTACGAGCGGGCCCAGTGGCGGCAGACGAACACCCTCTCCGGCGGTGAGCAGAAGCGGCTCGTGCTGGAGGCGCTGCTGCGCGGCACCGACGAGGTGCTGCTGCTCGACGAGCCGGACAACTATCTCGACGTCCCCGGCAAGCGATGGCTCGAGGAGCAGCTCAGGGAGACTCGTAAGACGGTCCTGTTCGTCTCCCACGACCGCGAACTCCTCGCCCGCGCCGCCGAGAAGCTCGTCTCCGTCGAACCCGGCCCCGCCGGCGCGGACGCCTGGGTGCACGGCGGCGGCTTCGCCACCTACCACGAGGCCCGCCGCGAACGCTTCGCCCGCTTCGAGGAGTTGCGCCGCCGCTGGGACGAGAAGCACGCCCAGCTGAAGAAGCTCGTGCTGACCCTCCGTCAGGCCGCCGCCGTCAGCCACGAGATGGCCTCGCGCTACGCGGCCGCTCAGACCCGGCTGCGCAAGTTCGAGGAAGCCGGACCGCCGCCCGAGCCGCCGCGTGAGCAGGACATCACCATGCGCCTGAAGGGCGGCCGCACCGGCGTACGGTCCGTCACCTGCGCCGGACTCGAGCTGACCGGCCTGATGAAGCCCTTCGATCTTGAAGTCTTCTACGGCGAACGGGTGGCCGTCCTCGGCTCCAACGGCTCCGGCAAGTCGCACTTCCTGCGCCTGCTCGCCGGTGAGGACGTCGCGCACACGGGCGAGTTCAAGCTCGGCGCGCGGGTCGTACCGGGCCACTTCGCGCAGACCCACGCCCACCCCGAGCTGCGGGGCCGCAGCCTCCTCGACATCCTCTGGAAGGAACACGCCCAGGACCGGGGCGCGGCCATGTCCCGGCTGCGCCGCTACGAACTCACCGGCCAGGCGGAACAGTCCTTCGACCGGCTCTCCGGCGGACAGCAGGCCCGCTTCCAGATTCTGCTGCTGGAACTCGCCGGTGCCACCGCCCTGCTGCTGGACGAGCCCACCGACAACCTCGACCTGGAGTCCGCCGAAGCCCTCCAGGAAGGGCTGGAGGCCTTCGAGGGCACCGTACTCGCGGTCACCCACGACCGCTGGTTCGCCCGTTCCTTCGACCGCTTCCTGGTCTTCGGCACCGACGGCCGCCTCCGCGAGACCCCGGAGCCCGTCTGGGACGAACGCCGCGTCGAGCGGGCCCGGTAA
- a CDS encoding DUF6158 family protein, whose protein sequence is MTGVDPSRLDDQQLMRELETIHRTRHDTLLYGSNDALRAHNERMAQLEGEYLRRNPRRLVSAGRTREGARERGCGETAAPEASGT, encoded by the coding sequence ATGACCGGAGTCGACCCCAGCCGACTGGACGACCAGCAGCTCATGAGAGAGCTGGAGACGATCCACCGCACACGCCACGACACCCTCCTGTACGGCTCCAACGACGCGCTGCGCGCCCACAACGAGCGCATGGCACAGCTGGAGGGCGAGTACCTGCGCCGCAACCCGCGCCGCCTGGTCAGCGCGGGCCGCACCCGCGAGGGCGCCCGGGAACGCGGCTGCGGCGAAACGGCGGCACCTGAAGCGTCCGGCACCTGA
- a CDS encoding aminotransferase class I/II-fold pyridoxal phosphate-dependent enzyme: MRRTDPGDHGPVRYGPPLPADGLPVLPELAARLAAAAGDAGAQPVGGAPALLEAACGYWTRRGLPCAPDRVAAAPGTPPLLLAVAAALAGDGGDVLVPRPSASWWEPCVRLLGRPVFHVGTPAESGGVPDPYALLETVRRVREEGGDPRVLVLSVADDPTATVAPPELLHETVEAAAAEGMHLVSDETWRDTLHDPHQTVLLSPAEMLPDRVTVVTDLAGALLPAGWPAAVARFPAGEAGERLHARVLDVLTALGARVATPVAAAAGYALDEPDPVTERREAAVRLHARLAAAVHCAVVASGALSRPPCAGRHLYADLGPLREALGEHRVGDAQELEDFLTARLGMPAPGGHRFGDHLGALRVRLDTGPLLDGSDEERSECLTSPEPLELPHVQRALNSLRSVFGDLRDDAQRWEPPR, translated from the coding sequence ATGCGGCGCACGGACCCCGGGGACCACGGCCCCGTCCGCTACGGGCCGCCGCTGCCCGCCGACGGCCTGCCGGTGCTCCCGGAACTCGCCGCCCGCCTGGCCGCCGCGGCGGGTGACGCCGGTGCCCAGCCCGTCGGCGGGGCCCCCGCCCTGCTGGAGGCGGCCTGCGGCTACTGGACCCGGCGCGGGCTGCCCTGCGCCCCCGACCGGGTGGCCGCCGCCCCGGGCACCCCGCCTCTGCTGCTCGCCGTGGCCGCCGCGCTCGCCGGGGACGGCGGCGACGTCCTCGTGCCCCGCCCGAGCGCCTCCTGGTGGGAGCCGTGCGTCCGCCTGCTGGGCAGGCCCGTTTTCCATGTGGGCACCCCGGCCGAGAGCGGGGGCGTGCCCGACCCGTACGCGCTGCTGGAGACCGTGCGCCGGGTCCGCGAGGAGGGCGGTGACCCCCGGGTGCTGGTGCTGTCCGTCGCGGACGATCCGACGGCCACCGTCGCGCCCCCGGAACTGCTGCACGAGACCGTGGAGGCCGCGGCCGCCGAAGGCATGCACCTGGTCAGCGACGAGACCTGGCGCGACACCCTGCACGACCCGCACCAGACCGTGCTGCTCAGCCCCGCCGAGATGCTGCCCGACCGGGTCACCGTCGTCACCGACCTGGCCGGCGCCCTGCTGCCGGCCGGCTGGCCCGCGGCCGTGGCCCGCTTCCCCGCGGGGGAGGCGGGAGAGCGGCTCCACGCGCGCGTGCTCGACGTCCTCACCGCGCTCGGCGCGCGCGTCGCGACGCCGGTCGCCGCGGCGGCCGGGTACGCGCTCGACGAACCCGACCCCGTCACCGAGCGCCGCGAAGCCGCCGTACGCCTGCACGCGCGCCTGGCCGCCGCCGTGCACTGCGCCGTCGTCGCCTCCGGCGCGCTCTCGAGACCGCCGTGCGCGGGCCGCCACCTGTACGCCGACCTGGGCCCGCTGCGCGAAGCGCTCGGCGAGCACCGCGTCGGCGACGCGCAGGAACTGGAGGACTTCCTCACCGCCCGACTCGGCATGCCCGCGCCCGGCGGTCACCGCTTCGGCGACCACCTCGGGGCGTTGCGCGTGCGGCTCGACACGGGGCCCCTGCTGGACGGCTCCGACGAGGAACGCTCGGAATGCCTCACGTCACCCGAACCGTTGGAACTGCCACACGTGCAACGTGCGTTGAACTCCTTGAGATCGGTCTTCGGTGATCTCCGCGACGACGCTCAGCGATGGGAGCCGCCTCGATGA
- a CDS encoding MBL fold metallo-hydrolase, with product MTQQTHEPGSTATTATTATTTGASATATTSTTATTATTTPATPGTPGTSTTPGGVPSIPATPSGAAGAPSVPIAPAPPFPPLAEPRPLGERRVWPRTFHDRLTAPLPGLKALARFAREGAVRPGPDSVADIPRLPYEPGPLPRTDTRTLAATWAGHASWILRIGGLTVLTDPVWSRRILGTPARITPVGVAWDCLPRVDAVVISHNHYDHLDAPTLRRLPRDTPAFVPAGLGRWFRRRRFTCVTELDWWEGAELSGVRFDFVPSHHWSKRTLADTCHSLWGGWVLTASDGRRVYFAGDTGYGHWFSRIGRRYPGIDLALMPIGAYDPRWWLSDVHCDPEEAVQAAQDVGARRMAPMHWGTFVLSAEPVLEPLTRVRTAWEKAGLEQEDLWDLPIGGSRVLG from the coding sequence ATGACGCAGCAGACGCATGAGCCAGGATCCACCGCCACGACCGCCACTACCGCTACGACGACCGGCGCGAGCGCAACGGCCACGACATCCACGACGGCCACGACGGCCACTACGACTCCGGCTACCCCGGGCACTCCGGGCACCTCGACAACGCCCGGCGGTGTCCCCTCGATCCCGGCCACCCCGAGCGGAGCGGCCGGCGCCCCCTCGGTCCCGATCGCCCCCGCGCCCCCGTTCCCGCCACTGGCCGAGCCCCGCCCGCTCGGCGAACGCCGGGTGTGGCCACGGACCTTCCACGACCGGCTCACCGCACCGCTGCCCGGTCTCAAGGCCCTGGCCCGCTTCGCCCGCGAGGGCGCGGTGCGGCCCGGCCCCGACAGCGTCGCCGACATCCCCCGACTTCCCTACGAACCGGGCCCGTTGCCCCGTACTGACACCCGCACCCTCGCCGCCACATGGGCGGGACACGCCAGTTGGATCCTCCGGATCGGCGGCCTGACCGTACTCACGGACCCCGTCTGGTCCCGCCGCATCCTCGGAACCCCGGCCCGTATCACTCCCGTCGGGGTCGCGTGGGACTGTCTTCCGCGGGTCGACGCGGTCGTCATCAGCCACAACCACTACGACCACCTCGACGCCCCCACCCTGCGCCGACTCCCGCGCGACACACCGGCGTTCGTCCCGGCGGGCCTCGGGCGCTGGTTCCGGCGGCGGCGGTTCACCTGTGTCACCGAGCTGGACTGGTGGGAGGGCGCCGAACTGTCCGGTGTGCGCTTCGACTTCGTCCCGTCCCACCACTGGTCCAAGCGCACGCTCGCCGACACCTGTCACAGCCTGTGGGGCGGCTGGGTCCTGACGGCGTCCGACGGCCGGCGCGTCTACTTCGCCGGCGACACCGGCTACGGCCACTGGTTCTCCCGTATCGGCCGCCGCTACCCCGGTATCGACCTGGCCCTCATGCCCATCGGCGCCTACGACCCCCGCTGGTGGCTCAGCGACGTCCACTGCGACCCGGAGGAGGCCGTCCAGGCCGCGCAGGACGTGGGCGCGCGACGGATGGCCCCCATGCACTGGGGCACGTTCGTCCTCTCCGCCGAACCGGTCCTCGAACCCCTGACGCGGGTCCGTACGGCCTGGGAGAAGGCGGGCCTGGAGCAGGAGGATCTGTGGGACCTGCCGATCGGCGGATCGCGTGTACTGGGCTGA